Proteins from a single region of Campylobacter sp. RM16704:
- a CDS encoding PepSY-like domain-containing protein, giving the protein MKLKLVLVGLAIASCVFAKDMVVGINALPANSKNFIQKYFAGSNIALVKQDIDGFDVYLDNGTELEFFINGDWKEIDAKYRPIDTSFLSPNVLTTIKKMHPNASITKVEKEIQGYKIKLNNMMEIYTDINGNFLGQKIDD; this is encoded by the coding sequence ATGAAATTAAAATTAGTTCTAGTTGGTTTAGCAATAGCAAGTTGTGTTTTTGCAAAAGATATGGTTGTAGGCATTAATGCTTTACCAGCAAATTCAAAAAATTTCATACAGAAATACTTTGCAGGATCAAACATTGCTTTAGTTAAACAAGATATTGATGGTTTTGATGTTTATCTTGATAATGGAACAGAACTTGAGTTTTTTATTAATGGAGATTGGAAAGAAATTGATGCTAAATACAGACCTATTGACACTTCTTTTTTAAGTCCAAATGTTTTAACAACGATTAAAAAAATGCATCCAAATGCAAGTATAACTAAAGTTGAAAAAGAAATTCAAGGTTATAAAATTAAACTTAATAATATGATGGAAATTTACACTGACATAAATGGTAATTTTTTGGGGCAAAAAATTGATGATTAA
- a CDS encoding [NiFe] hydrogenase maturation protease HydD: protein MKLLILGIGNIMFADEGLGVHLCKLLEKNYIFSHEKDSINFVDGGTLALQLSYIIAEYDEMVVIDCIEADDAQVGDIFFFPYEAMPKKVNWSGSAHEVEMLQTLQYMELMGDLPKTQILACVPKRIEPLSFKISDEVLKSLEKMEKILLDFLKKKGFTYKKIANFNIQKLALSSYKN from the coding sequence TTGAAGCTCTTAATTTTAGGTATTGGAAATATTATGTTTGCGGATGAAGGCTTAGGTGTTCATCTTTGCAAACTTTTAGAAAAAAATTATATTTTTTCTCATGAAAAAGACTCTATAAATTTTGTTGATGGTGGAACTTTAGCATTACAACTTAGTTATATCATTGCTGAATATGATGAAATGGTTGTGATTGATTGTATAGAAGCAGACGATGCTCAAGTAGGAGATATATTTTTCTTTCCATATGAAGCTATGCCAAAAAAGGTAAATTGGAGCGGTAGTGCACATGAGGTTGAAATGCTTCAAACTTTACAGTATATGGAGCTTATGGGAGATCTTCCAAAAACTCAAATCTTAGCTTGTGTGCCAAAGCGTATAGAGCCTTTGAGTTTTAAAATTTCAGATGAAGTTTTAAAATCTTTAGAAAAGATGGAAAAAATTTTACTTGATTTTTTAAAAAAAAAAGGTTTTACATATAAAAAAATAGCAAATTTTAATATACAAAAGCTTGCGTTAAGTTCTTATAAAAACTAG
- the cybH gene encoding Ni/Fe-hydrogenase, b-type cytochrome subunit — MDTKHSLTTERKAEYEFSIGLRFTHWLRAVAIVILVGTGYYISYVFQAPSISSEPTLFMQAKYRMVHQIFGFIMIACVLFKTYLFFFDPKSANERRSVKDIFNVKLWINQIKFYIFLGKHPHLQGVYNPLQFATYFFFYLVMFGLILTGLILYMHVYHEGLGGFLYNILRPIEVALGGLADVRTYHRILMWVVLIFVPVHIYMAVFNSVKGKDGALDAIFSGYKFVRENH; from the coding sequence ATGGATACTAAACATTCCTTAACAACAGAAAGAAAGGCTGAATACGAATTTAGTATCGGTCTTCGTTTTACACATTGGTTAAGAGCTGTTGCAATTGTTATTTTAGTGGGAACTGGTTATTATATATCTTATGTATTTCAAGCTCCTTCTATTTCATCAGAGCCAACTTTGTTTATGCAAGCAAAATATCGCATGGTGCATCAAATTTTTGGTTTTATTATGATAGCTTGTGTGCTTTTTAAGACATATTTATTCTTTTTTGATCCAAAAAGTGCAAATGAGAGAAGAAGTGTAAAAGATATTTTTAATGTAAAATTATGGATAAATCAAATTAAATTTTACATTTTTTTAGGAAAACATCCTCATTTGCAAGGTGTGTATAATCCTTTACAATTTGCAACTTATTTTTTCTTTTATCTTGTTATGTTTGGACTTATCTTGACAGGTTTGATTCTTTATATGCATGTGTATCATGAAGGTTTGGGTGGATTTTTATATAATATCTTAAGACCTATTGAAGTTGCATTAGGCGGATTAGCTGATGTTAGAACCTATCATAGAATTTTAATGTGGGTTGTATTGATTTTCGTTCCAGTGCATATTTATATGGCTGTATTTAATTCTGTCAAAGGTAAAGATGGTGCTTTAGATGCTATCTTTAGCGGATATAAATTTGTAAGAGAAAATCATTGA
- a CDS encoding nickel-dependent hydrogenase large subunit, which translates to MSKRIIIDPLTRIEGHLRIEVVVDENNVVKEAYSGSTLWRGLETIVKGRDPRDAGFLTQRVCGVCTFSHYRAGIIAVEDALGITPPLNAVLTRTLMNAALYMHDHPVHFYQLHGLDFVDVVSALSADVKKASDEAFKYTDIPYATGADKLLEVKQRLKTFVDKGNLGPFANAYYGHATYRFTPEQNLIALSHYLECLRIQRTIAQAMAIFGAKNPHPQSLTVGGVTCVMDLLDPSRMAEYMTKFQEVADFINRAYYPDLIMAAKAYSKEASVLNDVGVNNFYTEREFQVSSDEWLFEGGIIKNGDLSKVEEVDEAKITEEATRAWYADNEALHPYDGKTNPNYTGLVDGESIDDKGNMVHSKVFDTKGKYSWIKAPRYENLPMQVGPLANILVNYAKGNKIVVEAVDSFLKATNLPVKALMSTLGRTGARAIEAKIVADHGLKAFNSLVENLKTDESTCATYVIDKNKEYKGRFIGSAPRGALSHWCRIKNGVIENWQAVVPSTWNASPKDANGVGGSYEQCLIGMKLADVKQPLEVIRAIHSYDPCIACAVHVMDTKGNNLSEYKVNVNL; encoded by the coding sequence ATGTCAAAAAGAATTATTATAGATCCACTTACTAGAATAGAAGGACACTTAAGAATTGAAGTGGTAGTTGATGAAAATAATGTAGTCAAAGAAGCTTATTCAGGATCAACTTTATGGAGAGGCTTAGAAACCATTGTAAAAGGGCGTGATCCAAGAGATGCCGGTTTTTTAACACAAAGAGTTTGTGGTGTTTGTACTTTTTCACATTATAGAGCAGGTATTATTGCTGTAGAAGATGCTTTAGGTATTACACCACCATTAAATGCAGTTTTAACTAGAACTTTGATGAATGCAGCTTTATATATGCATGATCATCCAGTTCATTTTTATCAATTACACGGTCTTGATTTTGTTGATGTTGTAAGTGCATTAAGTGCTGATGTTAAAAAAGCTAGTGATGAAGCATTCAAGTATACAGATATACCTTATGCAACAGGAGCAGATAAGCTTTTAGAAGTAAAACAAAGATTAAAAACTTTCGTAGATAAAGGCAATCTTGGACCATTTGCTAATGCATATTATGGACATGCGACATATCGCTTTACTCCTGAACAAAATTTAATTGCTCTTTCGCATTATTTAGAATGTTTGAGAATTCAAAGAACAATAGCTCAAGCTATGGCTATTTTTGGTGCTAAAAATCCTCATCCACAAAGCTTAACCGTTGGTGGTGTAACTTGTGTTATGGATCTTTTAGATCCTTCAAGAATGGCTGAATATATGACTAAATTCCAAGAAGTAGCTGATTTTATTAATCGTGCTTATTATCCAGATTTAATCATGGCAGCTAAAGCTTACTCTAAAGAAGCAAGTGTTTTAAATGATGTTGGAGTAAATAACTTCTATACTGAAAGAGAATTCCAAGTTTCTAGTGATGAGTGGTTATTTGAAGGTGGTATTATCAAAAATGGTGATTTAAGTAAAGTTGAAGAAGTAGATGAAGCTAAAATTACTGAAGAGGCTACTAGAGCTTGGTATGCAGATAATGAAGCATTACATCCTTATGATGGTAAAACTAATCCAAACTACACAGGTTTGGTTGATGGTGAAAGTATTGATGATAAAGGTAATATGGTTCATAGTAAAGTATTTGATACTAAAGGTAAATATAGTTGGATTAAAGCTCCAAGATACGAAAACTTACCAATGCAGGTAGGTCCATTAGCAAATATTTTAGTTAACTATGCTAAAGGTAATAAGATTGTAGTTGAAGCTGTAGATTCTTTCTTAAAAGCTACAAATTTGCCAGTTAAAGCATTAATGAGTACTCTAGGTAGAACAGGTGCTAGGGCAATTGAAGCTAAAATTGTTGCTGATCATGGTTTAAAAGCATTTAATTCTCTAGTTGAAAATTTAAAAACAGATGAAAGTACTTGTGCAACTTATGTGATTGATAAAAATAAAGAATATAAAGGTAGATTTATTGGTAGTGCACCTCGTGGAGCATTAAGTCATTGGTGTAGAATTAAAAATGGTGTGATTGAAAATTGGCAAGCAGTAGTTCCTTCTACTTGGAATGCAAGTCCAAAAGATGCAAATGGAGTAGGTGGTAGCTATGAACAATGTCTTATTGGTATGAAACTAGCTGATGTTAAACAACCTTTAGAAGTAATAAGAGCTATTCACTCTTATGATCCTTGTATAGCATGTGCTGTGCATGTTATGGATACTAAAGGTAATAATCTTAGCGAGTATAAAGTTAATGTAAATTTATAA
- a CDS encoding [NiFe] hydrogenase, small subunit, which yields MSDLDIFNRRLDELEKLPLLKNEISISKALEQSGFSRRDFMKWACAMTAFLALPASFTPIVARAAELSDRLPVIWLHMAECTGCSESLLRTDAPTIDSLIFDHISLEYHETIMNAAGWQAEHNLESAMEKYKGRYILMVEGGIPTGDTEHYLTIGPHGKSGKQIAEQACDNALAIFAIGTCSAFGGIQAARPNPSNSVSLSKITNKTVINVPGCPPSEKNIIGNVIHYILYQTLPALDAYNRPKWAYALRIHDLCERRGRFDAGEFVHQFGDEGAKKGYCLYKVGCKGPYTFNNCSKERFNQHTSWPVQAGHGCIGCSEPDFWDTMGPFEEVMAGRLFDTVYGLGADNISDKIGIGVLCVTGVAVAAHAVIASLEKNKD from the coding sequence ATGAGTGATTTAGATATTTTTAATCGCCGTTTAGACGAATTAGAAAAACTTCCTCTTTTGAAGAATGAGATTTCAATTTCTAAAGCTTTAGAGCAATCAGGTTTCTCAAGAAGAGATTTTATGAAATGGGCTTGTGCAATGACAGCCTTTTTGGCACTTCCTGCTAGCTTTACTCCAATAGTTGCAAGAGCTGCCGAGCTTAGTGATAGACTTCCAGTAATTTGGCTTCATATGGCTGAATGTACAGGATGTTCTGAAAGTTTATTAAGAACTGATGCACCAACAATTGATAGTTTAATTTTTGATCATATTTCTTTAGAATACCATGAAACCATTATGAATGCTGCAGGTTGGCAAGCTGAACATAATCTTGAATCAGCTATGGAAAAATATAAAGGTAGATATATTTTAATGGTAGAAGGTGGTATACCAACAGGAGATACTGAGCATTATTTAACAATAGGACCACATGGTAAAAGTGGTAAACAAATAGCAGAGCAAGCCTGTGATAACGCTTTGGCTATTTTTGCTATAGGAACCTGTTCAGCTTTTGGTGGTATACAAGCTGCAAGACCAAATCCAAGTAATTCTGTAAGTTTAAGTAAAATTACTAATAAAACGGTTATAAATGTTCCAGGTTGTCCTCCAAGTGAAAAAAATATTATAGGTAATGTAATTCATTATATACTATATCAAACATTACCGGCACTTGATGCATATAATAGACCAAAATGGGCATATGCATTAAGAATACACGATCTTTGCGAAAGAAGAGGTCGTTTTGATGCGGGGGAATTTGTTCATCAATTTGGTGATGAAGGTGCTAAAAAAGGATATTGCTTATATAAAGTAGGTTGTAAAGGCCCTTATACTTTTAATAATTGTTCTAAAGAGAGATTTAATCAACATACTTCTTGGCCAGTTCAAGCAGGACATGGATGTATAGGTTGTTCTGAACCTGATTTTTGGGATACAATGGGACCTTTTGAAGAAGTAATGGCAGGAAGATTATTTGATACGGTTTATGGCTTAGGTGCTGATAATATTTCGGATAAAATTGGTATAGGTGTTTTATGTGTAACTGGGGTTGCAGTTGCAGCACATGCTGTGATTGCTTCATTAGAAAAAAATAAGGATTAA